A portion of the Streptomyces sp. NBC_00289 genome contains these proteins:
- a CDS encoding Helicase associated domain protein — protein MAAASALECFPEGRILVTVPTLDLLVQTAQAWRAVGHRSPMVAVCSLESDPVLNELGVRTTTNPIQLALWAAHGPVIVFATYASLVDREDVDDPMGQGRVRGPLEAALAGGERLYGQRMDGFSLALVDEAHGTAGDLGRPWAAIHDNARIPADFRLYLTATPRILAAPRPQKGTDGQELEIASMADDPDGTFGAWLPGAELGLSEAIEREILAGFEIDVLEIRDPSPVLGESEEAQRGRRLALLQTALLEHAAAYNLRTVMTFHQKVEEAAAFAEALPRTAAELYVTETDDETMVKAEKELPASSIDAEFYGLEAGRHVPPDRVWSAWLCGDHTVVERREALRQFANGIDANNRRVHRAFLASVRVLGEGVDITGERGVEAICFADTRGSQVEIVQNIGRALRLNRDGSTKVARIIVPIFLEPNEDPTDMVASASFRPLVAILQGLRSHDDRLVEQLASRALSRGREQRKAHVQRDEEGRIVGAGGEGDGEDQAHDDTQAAAESALLHFSTPRDAATIAAFLRTRVYRPDSLVWLEGYQALIRWRAENEITGLYAVPYDVEVEVGVTKAFPLGRWIHQQRKSLRAGELEPRRKELLDAPEAGMVWEPGEEAWETKISALRSYRRATGHLAPRQDQVWGEGDAMVPIGQHVANLRRKGGLGKDPERAAERAQQLTAIDSDWDCPWPLDWQRHYRVLADLVDADGVLPEIQPGVLMDGDDIGRWLERQKNPGTWAQLSTEQQERLSQLGVQPLEAPSPAPAATRATKGPGKAQQAFQRGLAALAQWVEREGAHRPVPRGHAEEIAVDGETEPVVIKLGVWTSNVRSRRDRLTQEQLDALRELGMEWA, from the coding sequence ATGGCTGCCGCGAGCGCGCTGGAGTGCTTCCCCGAGGGCCGGATCCTCGTGACCGTGCCGACCCTGGACCTGCTCGTGCAGACCGCCCAGGCGTGGCGGGCGGTGGGTCACCGCTCCCCGATGGTCGCGGTGTGCTCGCTGGAGAGCGACCCGGTGTTGAACGAGCTGGGGGTGCGCACCACCACCAACCCGATCCAGCTCGCCCTGTGGGCCGCCCACGGGCCGGTCATCGTGTTCGCCACGTACGCCTCTCTCGTGGACCGCGAGGACGTCGACGACCCGATGGGCCAGGGGCGCGTTCGCGGGCCGCTGGAGGCCGCTCTGGCGGGCGGAGAGCGCCTGTACGGCCAGCGCATGGACGGTTTTTCGCTCGCCCTAGTGGATGAGGCACACGGAACCGCAGGTGATCTTGGCAGGCCGTGGGCGGCGATCCACGACAACGCCCGCATCCCCGCCGACTTCCGGCTCTACCTGACCGCGACCCCCCGCATCCTCGCCGCGCCCCGGCCTCAGAAGGGCACGGACGGCCAGGAGCTGGAGATCGCGAGCATGGCCGACGACCCGGACGGAACCTTCGGCGCCTGGCTGCCTGGTGCTGAACTCGGGCTCTCGGAGGCCATCGAGCGCGAAATCCTTGCGGGTTTCGAGATCGACGTCCTGGAGATCCGCGACCCCTCCCCCGTCCTTGGGGAGTCGGAAGAAGCGCAGCGGGGCCGGCGCCTGGCCCTGCTGCAGACCGCGCTCCTGGAACACGCGGCGGCCTACAACCTGCGTACGGTCATGACGTTCCATCAGAAGGTGGAGGAAGCCGCCGCGTTCGCGGAGGCGCTGCCGAGGACCGCTGCCGAGCTGTACGTCACCGAGACCGATGACGAGACCATGGTCAAGGCGGAGAAGGAGCTGCCCGCGTCGTCGATCGACGCGGAGTTCTACGGCCTGGAGGCCGGCCGCCACGTGCCGCCGGACCGGGTGTGGTCGGCGTGGCTGTGCGGCGACCACACGGTGGTCGAACGCCGGGAGGCACTGCGGCAGTTCGCCAACGGCATCGACGCCAACAACCGGCGTGTGCACCGGGCCTTCCTCGCCAGCGTTCGCGTTCTCGGAGAAGGCGTCGACATCACCGGCGAGCGTGGTGTCGAGGCGATCTGCTTCGCCGACACCCGCGGCTCGCAGGTGGAGATCGTGCAGAACATCGGCCGCGCACTCAGGCTGAACCGCGACGGCTCCACCAAGGTGGCCAGGATCATCGTGCCGATCTTCCTGGAGCCGAACGAGGACCCGACCGACATGGTCGCCAGCGCCAGTTTCCGCCCCCTTGTCGCGATCCTCCAAGGGCTCCGCAGTCATGATGACCGACTCGTTGAGCAGCTCGCCTCCCGCGCTCTCAGCCGGGGCAGGGAGCAGCGCAAGGCCCACGTGCAGCGGGATGAGGAAGGCCGGATCGTCGGCGCCGGCGGGGAGGGTGACGGCGAGGACCAGGCGCACGACGACACCCAGGCCGCCGCCGAATCGGCCCTGCTCCACTTCAGCACTCCCCGCGACGCGGCGACCATCGCCGCGTTCCTGCGTACGCGGGTGTACCGGCCGGACAGCCTCGTCTGGTTGGAGGGTTACCAGGCCCTCATCCGCTGGCGGGCGGAGAACGAGATCACCGGGCTCTACGCCGTTCCCTACGACGTAGAGGTCGAAGTCGGGGTCACGAAGGCATTTCCGCTTGGGCGATGGATCCACCAACAGCGGAAATCCCTGAGGGCCGGGGAGCTGGAGCCGCGGCGCAAGGAGCTGCTGGACGCGCCGGAGGCCGGGATGGTGTGGGAGCCGGGCGAGGAGGCCTGGGAGACCAAAATCTCCGCGCTGCGGTCCTACCGGCGGGCCACCGGGCACCTTGCTCCGCGTCAGGACCAGGTCTGGGGCGAGGGCGACGCGATGGTGCCCATCGGGCAGCATGTCGCCAATCTCCGGCGCAAGGGCGGTCTCGGGAAGGACCCGGAACGGGCGGCAGAACGCGCGCAGCAGCTGACGGCGATCGACTCGGACTGGGACTGCCCGTGGCCGCTGGACTGGCAGCGCCACTACCGCGTCCTCGCCGACCTCGTCGACGCCGACGGCGTCCTGCCCGAGATCCAGCCCGGCGTGCTGATGGACGGTGACGACATCGGTCGGTGGCTGGAGAGGCAGAAAAATCCGGGCACCTGGGCGCAGCTGTCCACCGAGCAGCAGGAACGGCTGTCCCAGCTGGGCGTACAGCCGCTTGAGGCGCCGTCTCCCGCCCCGGCGGCCACGCGTGCGACGAAGGGCCCGGGCAAGGCGCAGCAGGCGTTCCAGCGCGGCCTGGCGGCCCTCGCGCAGTGGGTGGAACGGGAAGGCGCCCACCGGCCTGTTCCGCGTGGCCACGCTGAAGAGATCGCCGTCGACGGCGAGACAGAGCCGGTAGTGATCAAGCTAGGTGTATGGACATCGAATGTCCGTTCTAGGCGGGACAGGCTCACCCAGGAGCAGCTGGACGCGCTGCGGGAACTGGGCATGGAGTGGGCGTGA